A window of the Anthonomus grandis grandis chromosome 9, icAntGran1.3, whole genome shotgun sequence genome harbors these coding sequences:
- the LOC126740780 gene encoding uncharacterized protein LOC126740780 translates to MKAFIVLALLSVVVVFGAEEKEKEKAAVDTDRPKTFKRLIPADVLRDFPGMCFASTKCATVEPGKTWELFPFCGRSTCVVSEDKPPRLLELVEDCGPLPLANDKCKLDEEKTNKTAPFPACCPEFKCEEGAKLEYPEIPTVAPVPEDSAEVKSTTAKSA, encoded by the exons ATGAAAGCTTTTATTGTCCTCGCGCTTTTGTCTGTGGTGGTTGTTTTCGGCGCCGAAGAAAAGGAGAAAGAAAAAGCTGCTGTAGACACAGACCGGCCCAAGACCTTTAAGAGGTTGATTCCTGCTGATGTTCTTAGAG attttcctGGAATGTGCTTTGCTTCAACCAAATGTGCCACAGTAGAACCTGGCAAGACCTGGGAATTATTCCCCTTCTGTGGACGTTCCACCTGTGTGGTATCTGAAGATAAACCACCAAGACTTTTGGAATTGGTTGAAGACTGTGGACCTCTTCCTCTTGCCAATGACAAGTGCAAACTTGACGAAG aaaaaaccAACAAAACTGCACCTTTCCCAGCCTGTTGTCCTGAATTCAAATGCGAAGAAGGAGCCAAACTGGAATATCCCGAAATTCCAACTGTAGCTCCAGTCCCCGAGGACTCCGCCGAAGTCAAGTCTACCACTGCAAAATCAGCTTAA